A window of Strix aluco isolate bStrAlu1 chromosome 2, bStrAlu1.hap1, whole genome shotgun sequence contains these coding sequences:
- the CLIC6 gene encoding chloride intracellular channel protein 6 isoform X1 → MAENPGRPGAPPPEGSHVPREGGDEEAAAAGEPQPGVSPEGAAESPDGSPADEAPRLNGEAAAGQEAAAAAVPPEGTGGTGSGSPEEAAETLGGPGAGQQAPAGAEQPEPDGGGPGGEGLPGGEPVAAAAGIEAPEGSAPEREEPEDTAVAPTGTEPEEAAPAGTEPEDAAVDPTGTESKEVEAAPAGTAPEEAAVTAPVGTDPEEAVREEAPSGTDPEEAAGTDPEEAVREEALSGTDPGEVVGTNSEEAVREEAPSGTDPAEAAGEEAPSGTDPAEAAAIADSEVVVREEAPSGTDPGEAAGTDPEDAAATAPSGTDSEVAAGTDPAETDPSGTDPEETVREEAPSGTDPGEVAGPDLEEAAATAPAGTDPEEAVREEAPSGTDPEEMVREEAPSGTDPEEAAATAPAGTEPEETAGTDPEEMVREEAPSGTDSGEAAGTDPEEVVRGEVSSGTDPEEAAATAPAGTDPEEAVREEAPSGTDPGEAAGTDPEEAVREEAPSGTDPGEAAGTDPEEAVREEAPSGTDPEEAAATAPAGTEPEETAGTDPEEMVREETPSGTDLEELEATAPPGTDPEKALGQAVPEGTDLEEPAASAPAGPAPEDAVLEAAPAGPAPEDAVLETAPAGPAPEEAAAPSGSEVAPESGGEAEVALPAGGEADSRGLSPGVPAGEDGGESPGAEPGAAAPAVAGAGSAVPRAGNGGAAAAGQRGGSPGPEGSEWAAAGRNLNGVRGRADNEEDETGSPAALEEEEEDEEKQEYDISLFVKAGSDGESIGNCPFSQRLFMILWLKGVIFNVTTVDLKRKPADLQNLAPGTNPPFMTFDGEVKTDVNKIEEFLEEKLAPPRYPKLAPNHPESNSAGNDVFAKFSAFIKNPRKDANENLEKSLLKALRKLDNYLNSPLPDEIDAYSTEEITVSSRKFLDGDELTLADCNLLPKLHIIKVVAKKYRNFDFPPEMTGISRYLNNAYARDEFTNTCPADQEIEYAYLDVAKRMK, encoded by the exons ATGGCGGAGAACCCGGGGCGGCCTGGCGCCCCGCCGCCGGAGGGGAGCCACGTCCCGCGGGAAGGAGGCGATgaggaagcggcggcggcgggggagccgCAGCCCGGGGTGTCCCCCGAGGGGGCGGCGGAGTCCCCGGACGGGTCCCCCGCCGACGAGGCGCCACGGCTGAACGGGGAGGCGGCGGCTGGGCAggaggcggccgcggcggcggtgCCCCCCGAGGGCACCGGCGGGACGGGGAGCGGCTCCCCCGAGGAGGCGGCGGAGACCCTGggcgggccgggcgcggggcagCAGGCTCCGGCGGGGGCTGAGCAGCCAGAGCCCGacgggggcggcccggggggcgAGGGTCTGCCAGGAGGGGAGCCggtggcggcggccgcggggatAGAAGCGCCCGAGGGCTCCGCGCCGGAGAGGGAAGAACCCGAGGACACGGCGGTGGCCCCAACGGGGACGGAGCCCGAGGAGGCAGCCCCGGCGGGGACAGAGCCCGAGGACGCGGCCGTGGACCCGACGGGGACGGAGTCCAAAGAGGTggaggcggccccggcggggacAGCCCCCGAGGAGGCAGCGGTGACAGCCCCGGTGGGGACAGACCCCGAGGAGGCGGTGAGGGAGGAAGCCCCGTCTGGGACAGACCCCGAGGAGGCGGCGGGGACAGACCCCGAGGAGGCGGTGAGGGAGGAAGCCTTGTCAGGGACAGACCCCGGAGAGGTGGTGGGGACTAACTCCGAGGAGGCGGTGAGAGAGGAAGCCCCGTCGGGGACAGACcccgcggaggcggcgggggaggaAGCCCCGTCGGGGACAGACCCCGCAGAGGCTGCAGCGATAGCGGACTCGGAGGTGGTGGTGAGGGAGGAAGCACCGTCTGGGACAGACCCCGGAGAGGCGGCGGGGACGGACCCCGAGGACGCTGCGGCGACAGCCCCGTCTGGGACAGACTCCGAAGTGGCGGCGGGGACAGACCCCGCAGAGACAGACCCGTCGGGGACAGATCCCGAGGAGACGGTGAGGGAGGAGGCCCCGTCGGGGACAGACCCCGGAGAAGTGGCGGGGCCAGACCTCGAGGAAGCCGCGGCGACAGCCCCGGCGGGGACAGACCCCGAGGAGGCTGTGAGGGAGGAAGCCCCGTCTGGGACAGACCCCGAGGAGATGGTGAGGGAGGAAGCCCCGTCTGGGACAGACCCCGAGGAGGCTGCGGCGACAGCCCCGGCGGGTACAGAACCCGAAGAGACGGCGGGGACAGATCCAGAGGAGATGGTGAGGGAGGAAGCCCCGTCTGGGACAGACTCCGGAGAAGCGGCAGGGACAGACCCCGAGGAGGTGGTGAGGGGGGAAGTCTCGTCTGGGACAGACCCCGAGGAGGCTGCGGCGACAGCCCCGGCGGGGACAGACCCCGAGGAGGCTGTGAGGGAGGAAGCCCCGTCTGGGACAGACCCCGGAGAAGCGGCAGGGACAGACCCCGAGGAGGCGGTGAGGGAGGAAGCCCCGTCTGGGACAGACCCCGGAGAAGCGGCAGGGACAGACCCCGAGGAGGCGGTGAGGGAGGAAGCCCCGTCTGGGACAGACCCCGAGGAGGCTGCGGCGACAGCCCCGGCGGGTACAGAACCTGAAGAGACGGCGGGGACAGATCCAGAGGAGATGGTGAGGGAGGAAACCCCGTCAGGGACAGACCTGGAAGAGCTGGAGGCGACAGCTCCGCCGGGAACAGACCCCGAAAAGGCCCTGGGGCAGGCAGTCCCAGAGGGGACAGACCTCGAGGAGCCTGCGGCATCAGCCCCGGCGGGGCCAGCCCCCGAGGATGCGGTTCTGGaggcagccccggcggggccaGCCCCCGAGGATGCGGTTCTGGAGACAGCCCCGGCGGGGCCAGCCCccgaggaggcggcggccccgTCGGGGAGCGAGGTGGCTCCCGAGAGCGGCGGGGAAGCGGAGGTGGCATTGCCGGCCGGAGGGGAGGCCGACAGCCGAGGGCTGTCGCCGGGTGTCCCCGCCGGCGAGGACGGTGGGGAGTCTCCGGGGGCGGAGCCGGGAGCCGCTGCCCCGGCAGTGGCAGGAGCGGGGAGCGCGGTCCCGAGGGCAGGCaacggcggcgcggcggcggcgggacagCGCGGCGGGTCCCCGGGCCCCGAGGGCAGCGAGTGGGCCGCGGCAGGTCGGAACCTGAACGGTGTGCGGGGCCGGGCGGACAACGAGGAGGACGAGACGGGCTCGCCGGCCGccctggaggaggaagaggaggatgaggagaagCAGGAATACGACATCTCCCTCTTCGTCAAG gcTGGCAGTGATGGGGAAAGTATTGGAAATTGCCCGTTCTCTCAGCGTCTCTTTATGATTCTGTGGCTAAAAGGTGTCATATTTAATGTCACAACTGTGGATTTGAAAAG AAAGCCTGCTGACCTGCAGAACCTTGCCCCGGGAACAAACCCCCCCTTCATGACATTTGATGGTGAAGTGAAAACTGATGTCAATAAGATCGAGGAGTTCTTGGAAGAAAAGCTAGCGCCGCCCCG GTATCCCAAACTCGCACCAAACCACCCTGAGTCTAATTCTGCAGGAAATGATGTGTTTGCAAAATTCTCTGCGTTCATAAAGAACCCAAGAAAAGATGCTAATGAAA ATTTGGAAAAATCTTTGCTTAAAGCCCTGAGGAAGCTGGACAACTATTTAAATAGCCCCTTGCCTGATGAAATTGATGCTTATAGCACTGAGGAGATCACTGTTTCCAGCCGGAAATTCCTGGATGGAGATGAGCTCACTTTAGCGGATTGCAACCTCCTACCAAAGCTCCATATAATCAAg gtTGTTgcaaaaaaatatagaaattttGATTTTCCACCTGAAATGACAGGGATTTCAAGATATTTGAACAATGCATATGCAAGAGATGAATTTACAAACACTTGTCCTGCTGATCAAGAAATCGAGTATGCGTATTTGGATGTTGCAAAGAGAATGAAGTAA
- the CLIC6 gene encoding chloride intracellular channel protein 6 isoform X2, translating into MAENPGRPGAPPPEGSHVPREGGDEEAAAAGEPQPGVSPEGAAESPDGSPADEAPRLNGEAAAGQEAAAAAVPPEGTGGTGSGSPEEAAETLGGPGAGQQAPAGAEQPEPDGGGPGGEGLPGGEPVAAAAGIEAPEGSAPEREEPEDTAVAPTGTEPEEAAPAGTEPEDAAVDPTGTESKEVEAAPAGTAPEEAAVTAPVGTDPEEAVREEAPSGTDPEEAAGTDPEEAVREEALSGTDPGEVVGTNSEEAVREEAPSGTDPAEAAAIADSEVVVREEAPSGTDPGEAAGTDPEDAAATAPSGTDSEVAAGTDPAETDPSGTDPEETVREEAPSGTDPGEVAGPDLEEAAATAPAGTDPEEAVREEAPSGTDPEEMVREEAPSGTDPEEAAATAPAGTEPEETAGTDPEEMVREEAPSGTDSGEAAGTDPEEVVRGEVSSGTDPEEAAATAPAGTDPEEAVREEAPSGTDPGEAAGTDPEEAVREEAPSGTDPGEAAGTDPEEAVREEAPSGTDPEEAAATAPAGTEPEETAGTDPEEMVREETPSGTDLEELEATAPPGTDPEKALGQAVPEGTDLEEPAASAPAGPAPEDAVLEAAPAGPAPEDAVLETAPAGPAPEEAAAPSGSEVAPESGGEAEVALPAGGEADSRGLSPGVPAGEDGGESPGAEPGAAAPAVAGAGSAVPRAGNGGAAAAGQRGGSPGPEGSEWAAAGRNLNGVRGRADNEEDETGSPAALEEEEEDEEKQEYDISLFVKAGSDGESIGNCPFSQRLFMILWLKGVIFNVTTVDLKRKPADLQNLAPGTNPPFMTFDGEVKTDVNKIEEFLEEKLAPPRYPKLAPNHPESNSAGNDVFAKFSAFIKNPRKDANENLEKSLLKALRKLDNYLNSPLPDEIDAYSTEEITVSSRKFLDGDELTLADCNLLPKLHIIKVVAKKYRNFDFPPEMTGISRYLNNAYARDEFTNTCPADQEIEYAYLDVAKRMK; encoded by the exons ATGGCGGAGAACCCGGGGCGGCCTGGCGCCCCGCCGCCGGAGGGGAGCCACGTCCCGCGGGAAGGAGGCGATgaggaagcggcggcggcgggggagccgCAGCCCGGGGTGTCCCCCGAGGGGGCGGCGGAGTCCCCGGACGGGTCCCCCGCCGACGAGGCGCCACGGCTGAACGGGGAGGCGGCGGCTGGGCAggaggcggccgcggcggcggtgCCCCCCGAGGGCACCGGCGGGACGGGGAGCGGCTCCCCCGAGGAGGCGGCGGAGACCCTGggcgggccgggcgcggggcagCAGGCTCCGGCGGGGGCTGAGCAGCCAGAGCCCGacgggggcggcccggggggcgAGGGTCTGCCAGGAGGGGAGCCggtggcggcggccgcggggatAGAAGCGCCCGAGGGCTCCGCGCCGGAGAGGGAAGAACCCGAGGACACGGCGGTGGCCCCAACGGGGACGGAGCCCGAGGAGGCAGCCCCGGCGGGGACAGAGCCCGAGGACGCGGCCGTGGACCCGACGGGGACGGAGTCCAAAGAGGTggaggcggccccggcggggacAGCCCCCGAGGAGGCAGCGGTGACAGCCCCGGTGGGGACAGACCCCGAGGAGGCGGTGAGGGAGGAAGCCCCGTCTGGGACAGACCCCGAGGAGGCGGCGGGGACAGACCCCGAGGAGGCGGTGAGGGAGGAAGCCTTGTCAGGGACAGACCCCGGAGAGGTGGTGGGGACTAACTCCGAGGAGGCGGTGAGAGAGGAAGCCCCGTCGGGGACAGACcccgcggag GCTGCAGCGATAGCGGACTCGGAGGTGGTGGTGAGGGAGGAAGCACCGTCTGGGACAGACCCCGGAGAGGCGGCGGGGACGGACCCCGAGGACGCTGCGGCGACAGCCCCGTCTGGGACAGACTCCGAAGTGGCGGCGGGGACAGACCCCGCAGAGACAGACCCGTCGGGGACAGATCCCGAGGAGACGGTGAGGGAGGAGGCCCCGTCGGGGACAGACCCCGGAGAAGTGGCGGGGCCAGACCTCGAGGAAGCCGCGGCGACAGCCCCGGCGGGGACAGACCCCGAGGAGGCTGTGAGGGAGGAAGCCCCGTCTGGGACAGACCCCGAGGAGATGGTGAGGGAGGAAGCCCCGTCTGGGACAGACCCCGAGGAGGCTGCGGCGACAGCCCCGGCGGGTACAGAACCCGAAGAGACGGCGGGGACAGATCCAGAGGAGATGGTGAGGGAGGAAGCCCCGTCTGGGACAGACTCCGGAGAAGCGGCAGGGACAGACCCCGAGGAGGTGGTGAGGGGGGAAGTCTCGTCTGGGACAGACCCCGAGGAGGCTGCGGCGACAGCCCCGGCGGGGACAGACCCCGAGGAGGCTGTGAGGGAGGAAGCCCCGTCTGGGACAGACCCCGGAGAAGCGGCAGGGACAGACCCCGAGGAGGCGGTGAGGGAGGAAGCCCCGTCTGGGACAGACCCCGGAGAAGCGGCAGGGACAGACCCCGAGGAGGCGGTGAGGGAGGAAGCCCCGTCTGGGACAGACCCCGAGGAGGCTGCGGCGACAGCCCCGGCGGGTACAGAACCTGAAGAGACGGCGGGGACAGATCCAGAGGAGATGGTGAGGGAGGAAACCCCGTCAGGGACAGACCTGGAAGAGCTGGAGGCGACAGCTCCGCCGGGAACAGACCCCGAAAAGGCCCTGGGGCAGGCAGTCCCAGAGGGGACAGACCTCGAGGAGCCTGCGGCATCAGCCCCGGCGGGGCCAGCCCCCGAGGATGCGGTTCTGGaggcagccccggcggggccaGCCCCCGAGGATGCGGTTCTGGAGACAGCCCCGGCGGGGCCAGCCCccgaggaggcggcggccccgTCGGGGAGCGAGGTGGCTCCCGAGAGCGGCGGGGAAGCGGAGGTGGCATTGCCGGCCGGAGGGGAGGCCGACAGCCGAGGGCTGTCGCCGGGTGTCCCCGCCGGCGAGGACGGTGGGGAGTCTCCGGGGGCGGAGCCGGGAGCCGCTGCCCCGGCAGTGGCAGGAGCGGGGAGCGCGGTCCCGAGGGCAGGCaacggcggcgcggcggcggcgggacagCGCGGCGGGTCCCCGGGCCCCGAGGGCAGCGAGTGGGCCGCGGCAGGTCGGAACCTGAACGGTGTGCGGGGCCGGGCGGACAACGAGGAGGACGAGACGGGCTCGCCGGCCGccctggaggaggaagaggaggatgaggagaagCAGGAATACGACATCTCCCTCTTCGTCAAG gcTGGCAGTGATGGGGAAAGTATTGGAAATTGCCCGTTCTCTCAGCGTCTCTTTATGATTCTGTGGCTAAAAGGTGTCATATTTAATGTCACAACTGTGGATTTGAAAAG AAAGCCTGCTGACCTGCAGAACCTTGCCCCGGGAACAAACCCCCCCTTCATGACATTTGATGGTGAAGTGAAAACTGATGTCAATAAGATCGAGGAGTTCTTGGAAGAAAAGCTAGCGCCGCCCCG GTATCCCAAACTCGCACCAAACCACCCTGAGTCTAATTCTGCAGGAAATGATGTGTTTGCAAAATTCTCTGCGTTCATAAAGAACCCAAGAAAAGATGCTAATGAAA ATTTGGAAAAATCTTTGCTTAAAGCCCTGAGGAAGCTGGACAACTATTTAAATAGCCCCTTGCCTGATGAAATTGATGCTTATAGCACTGAGGAGATCACTGTTTCCAGCCGGAAATTCCTGGATGGAGATGAGCTCACTTTAGCGGATTGCAACCTCCTACCAAAGCTCCATATAATCAAg gtTGTTgcaaaaaaatatagaaattttGATTTTCCACCTGAAATGACAGGGATTTCAAGATATTTGAACAATGCATATGCAAGAGATGAATTTACAAACACTTGTCCTGCTGATCAAGAAATCGAGTATGCGTATTTGGATGTTGCAAAGAGAATGAAGTAA
- the CLIC6 gene encoding chloride intracellular channel protein 6 isoform X3, producing MAENPGRPGAPPPEGSHVPREGGDEEAAAAGEPQPGVSPEGAAESPDGSPADEAPRLNGEAAAGQEAAAAAVPPEGTGGTGSGSPEEAAETLGGPGAGQQAPAGAEQPEPDGGGPGGEGLPGGEPVAAAAGIEAPEGSAPEREEPEDTAVAPTGTEPEEAAPAGTEPEDAAVDPTGTESKEVEAAPAGTAPEEAAVTAPVGTDPEEAVREEAPSGTDPEEAAGTDPEEAVREEALSGTDPGEVVGTNSEEAVREEAPSGTDPAEAAGEEAPSGTDPAEAAAIADSEVVVREEAPSGTDPGEAAGTDPEDAAATAPSGTDSEVAAGTDPAETDPSGTDPEETVREEAPSGTDPGEVAGPDLEEAAATAPAGTDPEEAVREEAPSGTDPGEAAGTDPEEAVREEAPSGTDPEEAAATAPAGTEPEETAGTDPEEMVREETPSGTDLEELEATAPPGTDPEKALGQAVPEGTDLEEPAASAPAGPAPEDAVLEAAPAGPAPEDAVLETAPAGPAPEEAAAPSGSEVAPESGGEAEVALPAGGEADSRGLSPGVPAGEDGGESPGAEPGAAAPAVAGAGSAVPRAGNGGAAAAGQRGGSPGPEGSEWAAAGRNLNGVRGRADNEEDETGSPAALEEEEEDEEKQEYDISLFVKAGSDGESIGNCPFSQRLFMILWLKGVIFNVTTVDLKRKPADLQNLAPGTNPPFMTFDGEVKTDVNKIEEFLEEKLAPPRYPKLAPNHPESNSAGNDVFAKFSAFIKNPRKDANENLEKSLLKALRKLDNYLNSPLPDEIDAYSTEEITVSSRKFLDGDELTLADCNLLPKLHIIKVVAKKYRNFDFPPEMTGISRYLNNAYARDEFTNTCPADQEIEYAYLDVAKRMK from the exons ATGGCGGAGAACCCGGGGCGGCCTGGCGCCCCGCCGCCGGAGGGGAGCCACGTCCCGCGGGAAGGAGGCGATgaggaagcggcggcggcgggggagccgCAGCCCGGGGTGTCCCCCGAGGGGGCGGCGGAGTCCCCGGACGGGTCCCCCGCCGACGAGGCGCCACGGCTGAACGGGGAGGCGGCGGCTGGGCAggaggcggccgcggcggcggtgCCCCCCGAGGGCACCGGCGGGACGGGGAGCGGCTCCCCCGAGGAGGCGGCGGAGACCCTGggcgggccgggcgcggggcagCAGGCTCCGGCGGGGGCTGAGCAGCCAGAGCCCGacgggggcggcccggggggcgAGGGTCTGCCAGGAGGGGAGCCggtggcggcggccgcggggatAGAAGCGCCCGAGGGCTCCGCGCCGGAGAGGGAAGAACCCGAGGACACGGCGGTGGCCCCAACGGGGACGGAGCCCGAGGAGGCAGCCCCGGCGGGGACAGAGCCCGAGGACGCGGCCGTGGACCCGACGGGGACGGAGTCCAAAGAGGTggaggcggccccggcggggacAGCCCCCGAGGAGGCAGCGGTGACAGCCCCGGTGGGGACAGACCCCGAGGAGGCGGTGAGGGAGGAAGCCCCGTCTGGGACAGACCCCGAGGAGGCGGCGGGGACAGACCCCGAGGAGGCGGTGAGGGAGGAAGCCTTGTCAGGGACAGACCCCGGAGAGGTGGTGGGGACTAACTCCGAGGAGGCGGTGAGAGAGGAAGCCCCGTCGGGGACAGACcccgcggaggcggcgggggaggaAGCCCCGTCGGGGACAGACCCCGCAGAGGCTGCAGCGATAGCGGACTCGGAGGTGGTGGTGAGGGAGGAAGCACCGTCTGGGACAGACCCCGGAGAGGCGGCGGGGACGGACCCCGAGGACGCTGCGGCGACAGCCCCGTCTGGGACAGACTCCGAAGTGGCGGCGGGGACAGACCCCGCAGAGACAGACCCGTCGGGGACAGATCCCGAGGAGACGGTGAGGGAGGAGGCCCCGTCGGGGACAGACCCCGGAGAAGTGGCGGGGCCAGACCTCGAGGAAGCCGCGGCGACAGCCCCGGCGGGGACAGACCCCGAGGAG GCGGTGAGGGAGGAAGCCCCGTCTGGGACAGACCCCGGAGAAGCGGCAGGGACAGACCCCGAGGAGGCGGTGAGGGAGGAAGCCCCGTCTGGGACAGACCCCGAGGAGGCTGCGGCGACAGCCCCGGCGGGTACAGAACCTGAAGAGACGGCGGGGACAGATCCAGAGGAGATGGTGAGGGAGGAAACCCCGTCAGGGACAGACCTGGAAGAGCTGGAGGCGACAGCTCCGCCGGGAACAGACCCCGAAAAGGCCCTGGGGCAGGCAGTCCCAGAGGGGACAGACCTCGAGGAGCCTGCGGCATCAGCCCCGGCGGGGCCAGCCCCCGAGGATGCGGTTCTGGaggcagccccggcggggccaGCCCCCGAGGATGCGGTTCTGGAGACAGCCCCGGCGGGGCCAGCCCccgaggaggcggcggccccgTCGGGGAGCGAGGTGGCTCCCGAGAGCGGCGGGGAAGCGGAGGTGGCATTGCCGGCCGGAGGGGAGGCCGACAGCCGAGGGCTGTCGCCGGGTGTCCCCGCCGGCGAGGACGGTGGGGAGTCTCCGGGGGCGGAGCCGGGAGCCGCTGCCCCGGCAGTGGCAGGAGCGGGGAGCGCGGTCCCGAGGGCAGGCaacggcggcgcggcggcggcgggacagCGCGGCGGGTCCCCGGGCCCCGAGGGCAGCGAGTGGGCCGCGGCAGGTCGGAACCTGAACGGTGTGCGGGGCCGGGCGGACAACGAGGAGGACGAGACGGGCTCGCCGGCCGccctggaggaggaagaggaggatgaggagaagCAGGAATACGACATCTCCCTCTTCGTCAAG gcTGGCAGTGATGGGGAAAGTATTGGAAATTGCCCGTTCTCTCAGCGTCTCTTTATGATTCTGTGGCTAAAAGGTGTCATATTTAATGTCACAACTGTGGATTTGAAAAG AAAGCCTGCTGACCTGCAGAACCTTGCCCCGGGAACAAACCCCCCCTTCATGACATTTGATGGTGAAGTGAAAACTGATGTCAATAAGATCGAGGAGTTCTTGGAAGAAAAGCTAGCGCCGCCCCG GTATCCCAAACTCGCACCAAACCACCCTGAGTCTAATTCTGCAGGAAATGATGTGTTTGCAAAATTCTCTGCGTTCATAAAGAACCCAAGAAAAGATGCTAATGAAA ATTTGGAAAAATCTTTGCTTAAAGCCCTGAGGAAGCTGGACAACTATTTAAATAGCCCCTTGCCTGATGAAATTGATGCTTATAGCACTGAGGAGATCACTGTTTCCAGCCGGAAATTCCTGGATGGAGATGAGCTCACTTTAGCGGATTGCAACCTCCTACCAAAGCTCCATATAATCAAg gtTGTTgcaaaaaaatatagaaattttGATTTTCCACCTGAAATGACAGGGATTTCAAGATATTTGAACAATGCATATGCAAGAGATGAATTTACAAACACTTGTCCTGCTGATCAAGAAATCGAGTATGCGTATTTGGATGTTGCAAAGAGAATGAAGTAA